The following are from one region of the Dreissena polymorpha isolate Duluth1 chromosome 2, UMN_Dpol_1.0, whole genome shotgun sequence genome:
- the LOC127870455 gene encoding uncharacterized protein LOC127870455 produces the protein MLFSGRQCTFVELPRVAKTFCHDADFSNLPLKLKDMLTLLENTMHELSEEEKLVKRDADAVKMTIKDCSDTLARLIDKLQDQAFEAVEKLKTSITKDILTQKKLCESFHAKLESICNVVADERVDDTTAFIGLTKGKTLLSSARQLITDTEARLRCGIEFHTDKELHKMLSQMQYFGTVNSIERKFRLAEKSEVNITLSGDTTPRCDITAMCELPNGMLVLVDAANSKLKVFNESLQHLSQRYLTSPPLDMCVIGESELAVVTCGEAHFYIVNESGLGQEKSIKISNQSTGIAYFDFHLFVARKTALYKYSLDGKINKRIYKDGAAGGKVTMSRCAIGRDGKYIYVTGPDCQGLLILDISGNRLAFIKHNYLYSPQGLHVAPGGQVFVCGTGSQTVMQLDREWSRLVMVADGDNGLTSPRSVVLSNRKSCLIIGQEATEKILVFRVT, from the exons ATGCTGTTTTCTGGCAGACAATGCACATTCGTTGAGCTGCCCCGTGTTGCCAAAACATTTTGCCATGATGCAGACTTTTCGAACCTGCCATTGAAATTGAAAGATATGTTAACACTACTGGAAAACACAATGCATGAACTTTCCGAAGAGGAGAAACTCGTAAAGCGCGATGCGGACGCGGTGAAGATGACTATAAAGGATTGCAGTGATACACTCGCTCGCCTTATCGACAAACTGCAAGACCAAGCATTTGAGGCTGTAGAAAAATTAAAAACCTCCATAACAAAAGACATTTTAACCCAAAAGAAACTTTGTGAAAGCTTTCATGCCAAGTTAGAATCAATTTGCAATGTCGTCGCGGATGAAAGAGTTGATGACACAACAGCGTTCATTGGCCTTACAAAAGGAAAAACACTATTATCTTCTGCTAGGCAGCTTATTACGGACACGGAAGCAAGATTGAGATGTGGTATTGAATTTCACA CTGATAAAGAACTCCATAAGATGTTATCACAAATGCAATACTTTGGAACAGTCAATAGCATTGAACGAAAATTCCGATTAGCGGAAAAATCAGAAGTAAACATAACACTTTCTGGAGATACCACACCGCGATGCGATATCACAGCGATGTGCGAGCTCCCGAATGGAATGCTTGTTCTAGTTGACGCTGCTAACAGTAAGCTGAAGGTTTTCAACGAGTCATTACAGCATCTGTCTCAGCGCTATTTAACGAGTCCACCGTTAGATATGTGCGTGATAGGGGAAAGTGAACTTGCAGTGGTCACATGCGGGGAAGCTCATTTTTACATCGTGAATGAAAGCGGCTTGGGACAAGagaagtcaatcaaaataagcaaTCAGTCGACTGGTATTGCGTACTTTGACTTTCATCTTTTTGTTGCAAGGAAGACGGCACTTTATAAGTACTCTTTGGATGGGAAAATTAACAAGCGAATTTATAAAGACGGGGCCGCGGGTGGAAAAG TAACAATGTCACGTTGTGCCATTGGCCGAGATGGTAAGTACATTTACGTTACCGGACCCGACTGCCAAGGATTGCTAATATTGGACATCTCTGGCAACAGACTGGCCTTCATCAAACACAATTACCTATATTCTCCACAAGGCTTGCACGTGGCACCAGGTGGTCAGGTTTTCGTATGTGGAACAGGGTCTCAAACGGTAATGCAACTGGACAGAGAGTGGAGTCGATTGGTTATGGTGGCAGATGGCGATAATGGACTGACATCGCCTCGTAGTGTTGTGCTGTCAAACCGGAAGTCGTGTTTGATCATTGGACAAGAAGCAACTGAGAAAATACTTGTTTTCCGCGTTACATAG